Below is a window of Candidatus Woesearchaeota archaeon DNA.
CCTATGAATAGGATTTATCTGTTTTATACTTCGTCATTAGCTTCTCCAGCAGTTGTTTTTATACTTACTGATATTATTGCATTAATTTTCTTCTTTTTATATTTTGATATACATACGGAGAGAATTTTTTTTAGTTTTTTAGTAAGCATTCTTATTTTATTATTTTATTTAGTAATTTATTTTTTCATGTTATTTCCAATATTTTTTATTGGTACTTTACTTATTCCAATTTTAAGAGGATATGATGTTTGGAGAATAGAATTACAATTTAGTATTTTGATTGGTTTAATAATTTTATTTTTTAGTTTGACAAGAGTTATGTGGCATTATGGTCTAAAGAAATATGAGGTGTTTGGATGAGAATGGAAGTATTTCGAAAAAGATCAATATTAATGAAATATTTGGAGATATATCATATTAAAATTGTTCTTGCATTAAAAAGATCTAAGGAATATAAAATTAATTTTTGGATGATGACTTTTTTTGATTTAACTTTATTATTAACAACATTATTATTTTTTTATACTTTAAAAGGTTTTATTGGAGAAGTTATAAATTGGAATATGTTTGATTTTTTTGTATATTTTACTTTAGATCTTATCTCTTGGAAAGTTTTATGGCAACATAATTTGAGAGATTTTCCAAATAGATTATTGCAGGGAGAATTAAATGATACTCTCATGAGGCCAGTTAATATTTATTTTATGAGTTCAATAAAACTTGTTAGTGGAAATAATTTAGTTTCATCAATATTTATGATTTCTTATTTAATTCCTATTATGATTATGTTTTATACTAATTTCTATTTAGCATGGTTAGTGATTATATTTTCATGGTTTTATTTTATGGCATTTGCAAATTTTTTAGATTCATTTTCTTTCTTTTTCAAACGAGTTGAGATGTTAATTGATGTACCTTACAGATTAAATTCAGTTACAAAGAGATTTACGCCAAAACTTTTTGAAAATTTTTCATTGTTTGGAGTTATTTATTTGATGCCTGCTGCAGTTCATGCATTTTTTATAATTGAGATCATGAAGGGAAATTCGCAAATTTTTTTTGATTTTTTTAATCTTATATTTGGAAGTTTTATATTTTTTATATTTGGAACTTTTGTTTTATGGCATTATGGTTTAAAGAAATATGAGGCTTTAGGATAATTTAATGAGTACCTTTAAAAATTTATAATTCTTTATCTTTTCATGGTTAACAAATATGCTATAACTATTAATGCTTTTTTAGAAGGTATTTTAGTAAAATTAATTGAAGAAGATTTGAATATTGACGAATTGTATCTGCCAAGATTCTTTGTTTCTTATTTTGAAGAGTTAAAAAGAAATTCCGTTTTGAGAGGTAATATTGGGTTAAATGAGTTAAGTTTAATTAAAGAACTCTCAATAAAGAAGAAATTTAAGGTTGTATTTTTTGGTGAGAGTAGTGTTAGGTCTGAAAATATCGAAGTTAAGTGTAGGGAGGGTTATATGAGTTTAGAATCTGATCTTGTTGTTCTTGTTGCAAGTGATGAGGAAAAAAAGGTATATGATTTATTTGATATAAAAACTCAAGTTTTAAGTGTGAATACTAAAATGAAGAATCCTTTGAAAGTTTTTTTTGATAAAGAGACGATGTCAGTTCATATTAAAGAGAGAGATTTTGTTTATTTGAAGAAAGGATCACCTATGAAGATAGATTTCGTAAAATCAAAGACTAAACTAGATAATGCAAAAATTGTAAAATTAATTGATGAGGTTTTAGAGTTTGCGAGATTAAATGAGAGTTCTTATATTGAAAAAGATAGTGGTAATGTAGTCTTAGCTCAAATTGAAGATATAAGAGTAGTTATTGTACGCCCTCCTCTTTCTGAAGGTTATGAAATCACAGCAGTAAGACCTATTGAGAAATTAATCTTGGATGATTATAAACTTGATGAGAAGATAATCTCAAAACTAGATATAGCAGAAGGTGTTTTAATTTCCGGAAGTCCTGGTTCAGGAAAGTCAACATTTTGCCAAGCTCTAGCTGAACATCTAGCAGATTTAGAAAAGATTGTAAAAACTATTGAGTCTCCTAGAGATCTTCAATTGAGTGAGAGAATTACTCAGTTCTCATTATCGCATTCACAAAAAGGAGATTTGGCAAATATTTTACTTCTCTCAAGGCCAGATTATTCAATTTATGATGAGGTTAGGAATCCAGAGGATATTGAACTATATTCAGATTTAAGACTTGCAGGTGTTGGTATGGTAGGAGTAATTCATGCAACAAAGCCAATTGATAGTATACATAGATTAATAGGTAAAATTGAGATGGGAATGATTCCTCAAATTGTTGATACTGTGATTTTTATGAAGAAGGGTGCAATTGAAAAAATTCTAGTCTTGGAATCTACTGTTAAGGTGCCATCAGGAATGCAAGAGGCAGATCTTGCAAGGCCTGTAATTGAGATTAAAGATTATATGACAAATGTTTTAGAGTATGAGATTTACACTTATGGTGAACAAACAGTTGTATTTGAGCTTTCAAAGATTACAAAAAAGACAAAGGATAGTAGCGCTCAAAAGATTGCAAAGGAACATATAGAAAAAGAATTAAAAAAACTTGATCTACCTGAATTTGAATTTGAGTTCGAGAGTGATAATAGAATAAAACTTAAAATTCCTGAAAAGTTTGCCCCAGAAATAATAGGTAGAGAAGGGAAGAATATTGATGCGCTCGAGAAGAAGATAGGTATCAAGATTTCAATAGAAAAACTATCTATAGCGAAAAAAGAGCTTAAAGATGTAAATTTTTCTATTCAGCAGACAAAGACAAATATAGTATTTAATCTAAAGTCACAGATAAACTATTATGAAATGTTTCATGGAGGAGATGTAATTGCTTCAGGAAATGTTGGAAGACAGGGAGCTCTAAGAGTTAAGAGGAAGTCTTATAGCGGAAAGCTTTTAGAGAATCTTTTAGATAATGGAGAAATTATAACTATTAAGGGTATTTGAGTAATATATTGATTTAATCAATCGATAAATTTATAACTATAGTTTAACTATAGTTGATATGACTACGACTATTCAAATAAGTGAAGATTTAAGGAATCAACTTAAAAAATATAAGAAGTCTTCAAAAGAGACTTATGAGGATATTATAAAAGAATTAATTTCAGAAAAAGAGAATTCAAAAAAAAATGAAATTGAAATTTTAAGGGAAGGATATTGTGGGATGTATGGATTGTCTAACAAGATAAATGATGATTTTGAGAATTTAGATTTGAAAGGAATAGATAAGAATGAGTATTGAAATCAGAAGAGGAGAAATCGTTCTTGTAAATTTAGATCCTGTTATTGGAAGTGAACAAGGAAAAACTAGGCCAGTTTTAGTTATACAAAATGATGTAGGGAATGAATTTAGTCCAACAATAATTATTGCATCAATTACATCAAGAGTATTTGAAAAAGAATATTTAACAAATGTATTTCTAAGTTTAAAGATTTCAGAATTGGATAAAGATTCTACTGTGTTATTGAATCAGATTAGAACTATTGATAAAAAAAGAATAATTAAGAAATTGGGAAGTTTAAATGTTAATTATATGAAAAAAGTTGATAGAGCATTAATTAAGAGTTTAGCTATTGATGTTTAACTTTTTAATAAAGTTTATATATCATTTTATTTGAAACATTGTATGGATGAAAAAAAATCTTTAATTGGAAAACTAGTTTCAGTTTTAAATTTA
It encodes the following:
- a CDS encoding type II toxin-antitoxin system PemK/MazF family toxin — protein: MSIEIRRGEIVLVNLDPVIGSEQGKTRPVLVIQNDVGNEFSPTIIIASITSRVFEKEYLTNVFLSLKISELDKDSTVLLNQIRTIDKKRIIKKLGSLNVNYMKKVDRALIKSLAIDV
- a CDS encoding ATPase, T2SS/T4P/T4SS family; translation: MVNKYAITINAFLEGILVKLIEEDLNIDELYLPRFFVSYFEELKRNSVLRGNIGLNELSLIKELSIKKKFKVVFFGESSVRSENIEVKCREGYMSLESDLVVLVASDEEKKVYDLFDIKTQVLSVNTKMKNPLKVFFDKETMSVHIKERDFVYLKKGSPMKIDFVKSKTKLDNAKIVKLIDEVLEFARLNESSYIEKDSGNVVLAQIEDIRVVIVRPPLSEGYEITAVRPIEKLILDDYKLDEKIISKLDIAEGVLISGSPGSGKSTFCQALAEHLADLEKIVKTIESPRDLQLSERITQFSLSHSQKGDLANILLLSRPDYSIYDEVRNPEDIELYSDLRLAGVGMVGVIHATKPIDSIHRLIGKIEMGMIPQIVDTVIFMKKGAIEKILVLESTVKVPSGMQEADLARPVIEIKDYMTNVLEYEIYTYGEQTVVFELSKITKKTKDSSAQKIAKEHIEKELKKLDLPEFEFEFESDNRIKLKIPEKFAPEIIGREGKNIDALEKKIGIKISIEKLSIAKKELKDVNFSIQQTKTNIVFNLKSQINYYEMFHGGDVIASGNVGRQGALRVKRKSYSGKLLENLLDNGEIITIKGI
- a CDS encoding ABC-2 family transporter protein; its protein translation is MEFKVKPFGIGRYWDYLKVIFFIMYKRLLEYKANFWSSWPLELIYFISMIFFYRVIFDNFESGLFWTFEDFILHMILAALLFGIGGIFMWKELLFEFIKSGELNQFLVRPMNRIYLFYTSSLASPAVVFILTDIIALIFFFLYFDIHTERIFFSFLVSILILLFYLVIYFFMLFPIFFIGTLLIPILRGYDVWRIELQFSILIGLIILFFSLTRVMWHYGLKKYEVFG